CCAAGTTTACCAAGTAAAATGAAAATAGTCTGAAGGAGATGGTAGACCCATGGCTAGCGCAAACGTGGTCGCCCTGACGGACGACAATTTCCGCACTCAGGTTCTGGAGTCCAGCAAACCGGTGCTTGTCGATTTCTGGGCCGCCTGGTGCGGACCCTGCAAAATGATCGCCCCCATCATCGACGAAGTCGCTGATGCTACGGCCGGCAAAGCCGTCGTCGGCAAGCTGAACGTGGACGAAAACCGCGCCATCGCCGCCGAGTATGGCATCATGTCCATCCCGACCCTGCTGGTCTTCAAAGGCGGCCAGGTCGTCGACAAGGCCATCGGGTTCAAGCCGAAGGAAGAACTGGTCAAACTGCTGAACAAACACATCTAAGGTAAAACAACTGAGGTAAAGTCCAAACCCATTTTACAGGTAGGCCGGGGCACAGCTCCGGCTTTTTGTTTTTTTACGGCGGCACAAGTCCTTTTCAGAGCTTCCACACCTGCTTGACACTGCCGGGGCATCGCTCGATAATATGAATAATGAGGGCGCAAATGT
This genomic window from Heliomicrobium undosum contains:
- the trxA gene encoding thioredoxin — translated: MASANVVALTDDNFRTQVLESSKPVLVDFWAAWCGPCKMIAPIIDEVADATAGKAVVGKLNVDENRAIAAEYGIMSIPTLLVFKGGQVVDKAIGFKPKEELVKLLNKHI